A window from Macaca thibetana thibetana isolate TM-01 chromosome 7, ASM2454274v1, whole genome shotgun sequence encodes these proteins:
- the GJD2 gene encoding gap junction delta-2 protein, giving the protein MGEWTILERLLEAAVQQHSTMIGRILLTVVVIFRILIVAIVGETVYDDEQTMFVCNTLQPGCNQACYDRAFPISHIRYWVFQIIMVCTPSLCFITYSVHQSAKQRERRYSTVFLALDRDPPESIGGPGGTGGGGSGGGKREDKKLQNAIVNGVLQNTENTSKETEPDCLEVKELTPHPSGLRTASKSKLRRQEGISRFYIIQVVFRNALEIGFLVGQYFLYGFSVPGLYECNRYPCIKEVECYVSRPTEKTVFLVFMFAVSGICVVLNLAELNHLGWRKIKLAVRGAQAKRKSIYEIRNKDLPRVSVPNFGRTQSSDSAYV; this is encoded by the exons ATGGGGGAATGGACCATCTTGGAGAGGCTGCTGGAAGCCGCGGTGCAGCAGCACTCCACTATGATCGGGAG GATCCTGTTGACTGTGGTGGTGATCTTCCGGATCCTCATTGTGGCCATTGTGGGGGAGACGGTGTACGATGATGAGCAGACCATGTTTGTGTGCAACACCCTGCAACCCGGCTGTAACCAGGCCTGCTACGACCGCGCCTTCCCCATCTCCCACATACGTTACTGGGTCTTCCAGATCATAATGGTGTGTACCCCCAGTCTTTGCTTCATCACCTACTCTGTGCATCAGTCCGCCAAGCAGCGAGAACGCCGCTACTCTACTGTCTTCCTAGCCCTGGACAGAGACCCCCCTGAGTCCATAGGAGGTCCTGGAGgaactgggggtgggggcagtggtgGGGGCAAACGAGAAGATAAGAAGTTGCAAAATGCTATTGTCAATGGGGTGCTGCAGAACACAGAGAACACCAGTAAGGAGACAGAGCCAGATTGTTTAGAGGTTAAGGAGCTGACTCCACACCCATCAGGGCTACGCACTGCATCAAAATCCAAGCTCAGAAGGCAGGAAGGCATCTCCCGCTTCTACATCATCCAAGTGGTGTTCCGAAATGCCCTGGAAATTGGGTTCCTGGTAGGCCAATATTTTCTCTATGGATTTAGTGTCCCAGGGCTGTATGAGTGTAACCGCTACCCCTGCATCAAGGAGGTAGAATGTTATGTGTCCCGGCCAACTGAGAAGACTGTCTTCCTAGTGTTCATGTTTGCTGTAAGTGGCATCTGTGTTGTGCTCAACCTGGCCGAACTCAACCACCTGGGATGGCGCAAGATCAAGCTGGCTGTGCGAGGGGCTCAGGCCAAGAGAAAGTCAATCTATGAGATTCGTAACAAGGACCTGCCCAGGGTCAGTGTTCCCAATTTTGGCAGGACTCAGTCCAGTGACTCTGCCTATGTGTGA